From the Pocillopora verrucosa isolate sample1 chromosome 11, ASM3666991v2, whole genome shotgun sequence genome, the window ACCCAAATACAAACACTGACATGTATAATTTATTGCACCGTGTCAAGGAGATTGAGAATAAGACAGGCAAGAAAATGGCCTTAAGTCTCATTTTACCGCAGAAAACTTtggaggaaaataaagaaacgatTTTGGTTGAACATAATTACTGCACACCCTTGACTCACATTGAACCAGTTGAACCAGAACAAGGAAATGGTAGTCCAGTGTCAACTGAACTGTTATCACCAGTGAAATGCCATCCAGTGAGTTTGgaagaaataaaggaaaggtGCATAAAAGTTAAGAAAAGGCTCTTTGCTGATGAAAAGGATGTTgatcaaattgaaaaagaaaccatGGGCCAATCAGTAAATGAAAACTGGAATCTGCATCGAAAAATAAGAATAACTGCATCTAAATGCCATCGAATTGCCACTCTGCAAGCAACTACCTCCCCTACAAAGGCCATTAGTGAAGTCTTACATTACAAGCAGATCCCTCAAACAATTTATATGAAAGAGGGCTTGTCAAGAGAAGGTGCTGTTATTGCAGAATACATCAAGTCAAGGAAACTGAACAATCAAAATGTCCTAGTGAAACCATGTGGACTTTTCATCAGCAAATCACATAATTTCTTGGCTGCATCTCCAGATGGCTTAGTATACAATGCCGACTCCACTGAGCCAAGTTCCAGTGgacttattgaaataaaacttgtctTCCTAAAGGAGAATGAGACTTTGCATGATGGACTTATCAGAAAAAGAATCTTTCTTCCTGGTTCAACTGATGGACAGCTGGTTATCAACCAGAAACACAAGTATCACTATCAAGTCCAGCAACAGTTGTTTGTTACGGAGAAATCATGGGTGGATCTGGTGATTAAGGGAGTTAAAGAGCTTACAGACAGATCATTTGTAGACATTGAAGGTGTTTTCATTTCGACAGTAAACTTTGATCGTAAATTCTGGAGTTCAGTGCTCCCAAAACTGGAGGCATTTTACAATGAGCACATTCTTGTAGAACTTGCTTATCCACGTGTTAAATATGGCCTTTCAAGATTTGACATGAGAGGATGTTGACTGACGTACATAATTAATTTGCTAAACTGGTATGTTGTTGAACTTACTTTCCTACATTGGCCTTCGATGCCCAcgaataatgattttaattcAAGGTTGGGGTGAACAATTTTCATGTGGTTTGATAAATTTACAATAACTTTGTCTGCGCCAGAATTGAATTGAAATCATTGTTCGCAATCACTTAGGTTGAATTCGGGAAAGTTCTATGAAAGGCATTAATAAGATAAAACTCACTCCATGTAAACAAGGCTGAACCTTAAATCTAAAATAATATCCCCAAGAAATTTAACGTGTGTAATTTACTTTGTGTGTATggcttttttttaacagaaggAGCTCAAATACACAGATTATAATACATAATAATCAAAGTCTGAGTGAACAATCTTGCATATTATTGAAGATGAGGCAAATCAAGAAAGGTTATTAAATAAGATTCCACTATCTGCTTGGAGAAAAACATTGCTTTATGTACAAgtagaaagtgaaaaattgttgtATGGTTCCAGAAAGTCCATACTCACCATATGAAAGGGCTTCGAAAATCTGAGGGGAGGGGGACCCAACAGCCAAAGTTTATTAGGGAAAGTATGAAGGCAAACTAGAAAttccggggggggggggcggcggGGGTTGGAAGGGTTTAAATGAAAAAACCCTCCTATGGGGAAGTATGGACATTTCTGGAATCATGCATTACACTTTAATCAATGAGAGGTGGTAAAAAGTTTGTAAGTGCCCCTATGATTATAAACATGTCACTAGCAATAGGAGCCAATGTTAAAGGAATTCTGCTGTCAAAAATATGCCAGTTTTTCATCCTTTCAATACATCTCTCAATATGTATTCTCAGgctagcaatttttttgttgtgtgcCATTTCTTCTCTGCTGAACTGagtttttcctttaagaaaagAAGGTATGTTTACAGTAACCCCTTTTGCAGCAAAGTCATCTTGTATGTCAAAGCCTTTGTCTGCCATGACATCGTCCCCAGGATGCAAGTAGTCAATCACATGAGACATTTTGGTAAGCTCCTTGTCACTTATGCTACCAGTGTAAAGCTCGCTTAAAAATCCCAGGGCTCCAGTGGGCGAAAGACCAACTAGTCCTTTCAAAGTTGTTGTTCCTTTATACGAGGAATAACACACTGACTGCATGTCAAGTGATGAGGGGCTCTCTGCTCGAATTTCAACAGCATCAATAATTAGAACTGTCCTTGGATAAAGTTCCTTGAAAATGTTTGGCATGAACTGATGTAGAAGCTCTCTCCTGGGGAGGCAAATTAAAGGCTCCAGTTCAATCCTCATAAACCGAATCCAAGTGTTAAACACAACAGAAACAGTAGTTTCAGAAACATTAAATCTGTGTGCAAGATCCTTTTGAAACAAGCCAAGCCTAAGTCTCATTAAAGTCAAAACAAACTCTTCAAATAAAGTCAATGCTCTGGGCCTTCCAAGCTTTTGCTCTGAACCACTGTCTTTCTTTTCGTAACTGCCATAGTTCAGGTTCTGAGCCTTCTGACTGACCAGGTCATAAAGGAGCATAAGTGCATCCCAGTGGGGAAGGCCTGTGTAAAATTCGACATCTTCAGGGCTGTCCTTAAATTTTACAATGTCAAATTTCTGATTTTCGTTACATGCTTAAGTCTCTTTAACTCCCTCGATAACTCGTCTCTCTCCCTTGCCAacctttccttttcctctctcaTCTCTTTAAGTTCGGCTTCCATTCGATCCAGCATTTCTACAGTCATTTCAGTTTGTGTCGCTGCATCGCAAAAAGAGGCCAGAATGGACTCCTCGTGATCAATTTCAATAAGAGTCCCTTCGTCAATTTCGGTAGAAGATCCCACgtccacttttcttttcttgcttgcTGTATTTGCAGTCGCTTCCGTTCTGGACAAAATCCGTCGCTCCTTTTCCTTCTTGCTCCAAGGAAATATCGATGGAAGGTGAGTTCTGCTGAGCTTACTACCTCCAGTCCAATGCGCAGAGCAAACGCGTGTACTGTCGGACTCTATCttcaaattatcatttcttAGTAAACGGACATATTCTCTGCGAATACTTTCATCTTTTGGAATTCGATAAAACGTCAATCCGAAGGAGTTTCTGAAATTATTGGTGCACAAAGGCACACAACAACTTACGTGCTTGGGCATAATTCAAGATGGCCAACTTGAGCGTCCCCCCAAACAATCTCATAAGCGCTTGCATGGTGACTTCGGTTCCAGGCTACCGCTCTTTTCCAAAGTGGGCTATTGATGGCATTCCCTTTTCCCCAGAAGGGTATGAGCGAGCTAAAAACATTCTCAAAGCAAATTATGGGAAGACATCCGAGATTTTCAACGCCTATGTTGAAAATATTCTAGCACTTCCAACCATTTCCGGAACGAATGCAGTGAAAATACACGATTTTTATCAGAAACTGTTGTACACTGTGCAGTCGCTAGAAACGCTTGGCAAAATATCTGAATGCCTGGCGTTGGTGCAAGGAGTGCTTAACACAGGGTCGGCCAGGGTTTTTGTGTATTTGGTATTCAGGGGCGTTTTAAATCGGGTATACGGTATATTGCAGCTTAAATATGGGTATTCAGTATAtcactttctttgaatttcaggtaTAAAGTATATCTACCTTTCCTCATTGTTTCCTGTGCTTTTGATTAGACAGTGATTAGATATCCTAAATCGTACGAAATTTGGTACGTTCATGTTTATACAagtaaaagaacattaaaaaaggaacaaaaggatACAACGAAGACGTGTACATGACTGTTGATCGTGTAGCTTTGATAACCACTGAACTTATGATTCGTGGACTTCGGTATTACGCACGTGTATGCATAATTTGACATCGGCGGATCGTGACATGCGACAATGACCACTCGAGCGATTTCTCTGCCCCTTTCTTGTTTAATATACTGGCTTAGTGAACCAAAACCAATCGAAAAGTTGTCCACGTTTATAAAAATCAACGAAGAAAGCTTTTCGAATCTGAAGAAACGTTTTGTTATTGACGGCTAGGGAGGCTTTCAAGACAAAGCATGCGAGTGCAGGAtcgaaaaactaaatttttcatttggcgTCAAGCACAATGGCACCGAATGGCAGGCTTGTTACAGTCAGCTCCGAAGATGAGTGGCAAATTTATTTCTGTTCGGCGAGGATGGAAAAGAATACAAGCTTGTCGGTAAGTTTTCCAGGTTTTGTATTAGTAGTGTAATATAAGCCAGATAACAGACACCCAGGTTAACTTTTACACCAATGATTTAACAGACGATGTAATTTTTGGACagattttttaaaccttaagtATATGAAAGGAGAagcttatttcaaaaatttgtacAAACTACAATTACAATTTAATAGTCTCTTTACAATCCAACATTAAAGATGTAATTaagacaagtaaaaaaaaatgtttctcgtCTGTACGATCTCGTGAGGCCCCAAGGACTGCTAGTTCGCCTGGCCAGAGAAGCTTTCACATGCAAGAACACAGCACAAACGCGTATACGCCAAGGGGGTGTGTCTATTGCAATGACGCCTCACACAAGTCCAGTGAATGCACAGTCATCTCGAACCCTGCTGAGCAAAGGAATTTCCTACAAGGAAAGAGGCTATGTTTTAACTGCACCGGCCCACATCGAGCAGCACATTGCCGAAGCCGTGGGAACTGTGCGCATTGCACTTGATTGACTGTAATTGATTTACGCGAGTTGGTTGTTGGTACCGCTTTGCTTTAGTGTTTCTCTCCTTCGGAGACAAACAGGGGGAGTGTGTCGGAGATTGCGTGACTAATACAAACATTTCAAGATAATTATTTTGAGCGACACCCTTTAAAACATGCGATGATAGGATATTTAGATTACATGTCAACGACAGTCAGAAATCAAAGATGGACACGTGCCAAGTATCTCGTATTGATTGATAGCTTTGTCGAGTAACTTAGATACAGGAGACCACTGTTGACATATCGTTAGTTTTTACATTGTTTTGTATGATGTATGTTAGTTACCTGGAGGtggcccagatactgatattgatccaaagtTTGCATGATTAAAAGTAGCAAACTGCCTTGTGCCTGCTCTTCTACCATACCCCAAACTAGTCCAATTTCTTGAAAGTGTTAAAATTGGCACTTAACATTCTGTTAGAAAAGAGCTCTGTTTCGATCTCTAACATGAGCATAAAATGAATGGGTACTTTCGTGATTTCAAGGAATTTATGCCACAGTTAGCTGAGTTTTACTGGAAATTGTACAA encodes:
- the LOC131783889 gene encoding uncharacterized protein: MLLYDLVSQKAQNLNYGSYEKKDSGSEQKLGRPRALTLFEEFVLTLMRLRLGLFQKDLAHRFNVSETTVSVVFNTWIRFMRIELEPLICLPRRELLHQFMPNIFKELYPRTVLIIDAVEIRAESPSSLDMQSVCYSSYKGTTTLKGLVGLSPTGALGFLSELYTGSISDKELTKMSHVIDYLHPGDDVMADKGFDIQDDFAAKGVTVNIPSFLKGKTQFSREEMAHNKKIASLRIHIERCIERMKNWHIFDSRIPLTLAPIASDMFIIIGALTNFLPPLID